Proteins from a genomic interval of Helicobacter pylori Shi112:
- the secA gene encoding preprotein translocase subunit SecA: MIKAIIGKIIGTRNDHWIKQYKKKVLAINALEPTYEKMSDDELQNAFEELKKRVRSVEKDLQEKTLLEVLPESFAITREASKRILKMRHFDVQLIGGMVLNDGKIAEMKTGEGKTLVATLAVALNALKGESVYVVTVNDYLAHRDSKEMEPLYHFLGYSVGTISASVRDDDERLEIYSKDIVYGTNNEFGFDYLRDNMKYSLEHKVQKSHAFAIVDEVDSILIDEARTPLIISGPVDRRMENYNKADEVAKSMQVEIDFTIDEKNRAILITEEGIKKAENLFGVDNLYKIENAALSHHLDQALKANYLFFIDKDYIVANNEVVIVDEFTGRLSEGRRFSEGLHQALEAKEGVSIKEESQTLADITFQNYFRMFSKLAGMTGTAQTEATEFLEIYNLEVVSIPTNLAIKRKDLNDLIYKSEKEKFDAVILKIKELHDKGQPVLVGTASIEKSETLHALLKKERIPHTVLNAKQHTKEAEIIKDAGLKGAVTIATNMAGRGVDIKLTDEIKELGGLYIIGTERHESRRIDNQLRGRSGRQGDPGTSQFYLSLEDNLLRIFGSDRIKGVMEKLGLKDGEHIESKLVTRAVENAQKKVENLHFESRKHLLEYDDVANEQRKSVYKFRDELLDVNYDISAKIAENREYALNQIFSKLKAFDHQNLSEEELLGLKNILKEDFNTHVGLEDLKKASPIENFVAEKLKSNYENKMKVLDSEQRSRIERIVYLQILDNAWREHLYTMDNLKTGINLRGYNQKDPLVEYKKESYNLFLELIEDIKMEAIKTFSKIQFENEQDSSDAERYLDNFSEEREHESVTYRHEEALDEDLNVAMKAFAKTPKRNEPCPCGSGKKYKDCCAKSGPKKGLFAK; this comes from the coding sequence ATGATAAAAGCAATAATTGGAAAAATCATTGGCACCAGAAACGATCACTGGATCAAACAATACAAAAAAAAAGTCCTAGCTATCAACGCTTTAGAGCCTACTTATGAAAAAATGAGCGATGATGAGCTGCAAAACGCTTTTGAAGAGTTAAAAAAACGAGTGCGATCCGTAGAAAAAGATTTGCAAGAAAAAACCCTTTTAGAAGTCTTACCAGAAAGTTTTGCTATCACTAGAGAAGCGAGCAAAAGGATCTTAAAGATGCGCCATTTTGATGTGCAACTCATTGGGGGCATGGTCTTAAACGATGGCAAAATCGCTGAAATGAAAACCGGCGAGGGCAAGACTTTAGTCGCTACTTTAGCGGTGGCTTTGAACGCTTTAAAGGGTGAGAGCGTGTATGTGGTAACCGTTAATGATTACCTAGCCCATAGGGATTCTAAAGAAATGGAGCCGTTGTATCATTTCTTAGGTTATAGCGTAGGCACGATCAGCGCAAGCGTGCGAGATGATGATGAGCGATTGGAAATTTATTCTAAAGACATTGTTTATGGCACTAATAATGAATTTGGCTTTGATTATCTAAGGGATAACATGAAATATTCTTTAGAGCATAAGGTGCAAAAATCGCATGCGTTCGCTATTGTTGATGAAGTGGATTCCATTTTAATTGATGAAGCCAGAACCCCATTAATCATTTCAGGGCCTGTGGATAGGCGCATGGAAAATTACAACAAGGCTGATGAAGTCGCTAAAAGCATGCAAGTGGAAATAGATTTCACCATAGATGAAAAAAACCGCGCGATTTTAATCACTGAAGAGGGGATTAAAAAAGCCGAAAACCTCTTTGGCGTGGATAATCTATACAAGATTGAAAACGCCGCTTTATCGCACCATTTAGACCAGGCTTTGAAAGCGAATTACCTCTTTTTTATTGATAAAGATTATATTGTAGCCAATAATGAAGTGGTGATTGTAGATGAATTTACCGGCCGTTTGTCTGAGGGGAGGCGCTTTAGTGAGGGCTTGCACCAGGCATTAGAGGCTAAAGAGGGCGTGAGCATTAAAGAAGAGAGCCAAACCTTAGCCGATATTACTTTCCAAAATTATTTCAGGATGTTTTCTAAACTCGCTGGCATGACAGGCACGGCTCAAACCGAAGCCACAGAATTTTTAGAAATCTATAATTTAGAAGTGGTGTCTATCCCCACTAATCTAGCGATCAAGCGGAAAGATTTGAACGATTTGATCTATAAGAGTGAAAAAGAAAAATTTGACGCCGTGATCCTTAAGATTAAAGAGTTGCACGATAAGGGACAGCCCGTTTTAGTCGGCACGGCCAGCATTGAAAAGAGTGAAACCTTACACGCTTTACTCAAAAAAGAACGCATCCCTCACACCGTTTTAAACGCCAAGCAGCACACCAAAGAAGCTGAAATCATCAAAGACGCCGGGCTTAAAGGGGCGGTTACGATTGCGACTAACATGGCAGGCAGGGGCGTTGATATTAAACTCACTGATGAAATTAAAGAGCTTGGGGGGTTGTATATCATTGGCACTGAAAGGCATGAGAGCCGCAGGATTGACAACCAATTAAGGGGGCGAAGCGGGCGCCAAGGCGATCCGGGAACAAGCCAGTTTTATTTGAGTTTAGAAGACAATCTATTACGCATTTTTGGGAGCGATAGGATTAAGGGGGTGATGGAAAAATTAGGGCTTAAAGACGGCGAACACATTGAATCAAAGCTTGTTACAAGAGCGGTGGAAAACGCGCAAAAAAAAGTGGAGAACTTGCATTTTGAAAGCCGTAAGCATTTGTTAGAATACGATGATGTCGCTAATGAGCAACGAAAAAGCGTGTATAAATTTAGAGATGAATTATTAGATGTCAATTACGATATTAGCGCTAAAATCGCTGAAAACAGAGAATACGCGCTCAATCAAATCTTTTCTAAACTCAAAGCCTTTGACCATCAAAACCTGTCTGAAGAGGAACTTTTAGGGCTTAAAAACATCTTAAAAGAAGATTTTAACACTCATGTTGGATTAGAAGATTTAAAAAAAGCCTCCCCTATTGAAAATTTTGTCGCCGAAAAATTAAAAAGCAATTATGAAAACAAAATGAAAGTTTTGGATAGCGAACAAAGAAGCCGGATTGAACGCATCGTGTATTTGCAGATTTTAGACAACGCATGGCGAGAGCACCTTTATACGATGGATAATCTCAAAACCGGTATTAATTTAAGAGGCTATAACCAAAAAGACCCTCTTGTAGAATACAAAAAAGAGAGTTACAACCTTTTCTTAGAACTCATTGAAGACATTAAAATGGAAGCGATCAAAACCTTTTCTAAGATCCAGTTTGAAAATGAGCAAGATTCTAGCGATGCGGAGCGTTATTTGGATAACTTTAGCGAAGAAAGAGAGCATGAAAGCGTAACTTACCGCCATGAAGAAGCCTTAGATGAAGATTTGAATGTGGCCATGAAAGCTTTCGCTAAAACCCCTAAAAGGAACGAGCCTTGCCCTTGTGGGAGCGGCAAAAAATACAAAGATTGTTGCGCTAAAAGCGGGCCTAAAAAGGGCTTATTTGCCAAATAG
- the lolA gene encoding LolA-like outer membrane lipoprotein chaperone → MKAFLKILMVLIFMSVACAKNPSTLSKEEEVLQHLQSFSANFKQVLKNEKPLVYYGVLKAKAPNWALWVYEKPLKKEIYMNDKEVVIYEPNLFQATITPLKDKTDFFTILKRLKKQDDGSFKTTINKTTYRLVFKDGKPFSLEFKDDMNNLVTITFSQTEINPTIANETFVFKPKDENIDIVRQ, encoded by the coding sequence ATGAAAGCTTTTTTAAAGATTTTAATGGTTTTGATTTTTATGAGCGTTGCTTGTGCTAAAAATCCTTCAACGCTTTCTAAAGAAGAAGAGGTTTTGCAGCATTTGCAAAGTTTTAGTGCGAATTTCAAGCAGGTTTTAAAAAATGAAAAGCCTTTAGTTTATTACGGGGTTTTAAAGGCTAAAGCCCCTAATTGGGCTTTATGGGTTTATGAAAAGCCTTTAAAAAAAGAAATTTACATGAACGATAAAGAAGTGGTAATTTATGAGCCTAATTTGTTTCAAGCGACCATCACGCCCTTAAAAGACAAGACGGATTTTTTCACCATTCTCAAGCGCTTAAAAAAGCAAGATGACGGCTCTTTTAAAACGACTATCAACAAAACCACTTATCGTTTGGTTTTCAAAGACGGCAAGCCTTTTTCGTTGGAATTTAAAGATGACATGAACAATCTTGTTACGATCACTTTTTCTCAAACAGAAATTAACCCCACCATTGCTAATGAAACCTTTGTTTTTAAGCCTAAAGATGAAAACATTGATATTGTGCGCCAATGA
- a CDS encoding outer membrane family protein codes for MLKFQKLPLLFVSILYNQSPLLAFDYKFSGVAESFSKVGFNHSKLNSKEGIFPTATFVTATIKLQVDSNLLPKNIEKHSLKIGVGGILGALAYDSTKTLIDQATHQVYGSELYYFIGRWWGYLGDAPWKDSPIESDAHTRNYVLYNSYLFYSYGDKFHLKLGRYLSNMDFMSGYTQGFEVEYKIKPKVSLKWFSSFGRALAAGQWIRDWYAPIVTEDDRKDVNDGIHAVQLYFSSKHVQITPFIYFSPKTYKAPGIKIHIDSNPKFKGLGLRSQTLINAIFPVYAKDLYDVYWVNSKIGEWGSSLLIHQRFDYNEFNFGFGYYQNFGNANARIGWYGNPTPFSIRNNSVYGRIFSNAITADAVSGYVFGGGVYKKFLWGILGRYTYATRASERSINLNLGYKWGSFFRVDVDLEYYVVSMHNGYKLNYLTGPFNKAFKADAQDRSNLMASVKFFF; via the coding sequence GTGTTAAAATTTCAAAAATTACCTCTATTGTTTGTTTCCATTCTTTACAATCAAAGCCCTTTGTTGGCTTTTGATTATAAGTTTAGCGGGGTAGCGGAATCCTTTTCTAAAGTGGGGTTTAACCATTCCAAACTCAATTCCAAAGAAGGCATTTTCCCTACAGCCACTTTTGTAACCGCCACAATCAAGCTTCAAGTTGATTCCAATCTGCTCCCTAAAAACATTGAAAAACACAGCTTAAAAATAGGCGTTGGCGGGATTTTAGGAGCGCTCGCTTACGATTCCACAAAAACGCTCATAGACCAAGCCACGCATCAAGTCTATGGATCAGAACTTTATTACTTCATAGGGCGTTGGTGGGGGTATTTAGGCGACGCTCCTTGGAAAGACTCTCCCATAGAATCTGACGCTCACACTCGTAATTATGTGCTGTATAATTCCTATTTGTTTTATTCTTATGGCGATAAATTCCACTTAAAATTAGGGCGTTACCTCTCTAACATGGATTTTATGAGCGGTTATACGCAAGGTTTTGAAGTAGAATATAAAATCAAACCTAAGGTGTCGTTAAAATGGTTCAGCTCTTTTGGGAGGGCTTTGGCTGCGGGGCAATGGATTAGGGATTGGTATGCTCCTATTGTTACTGAAGACGACAGAAAAGATGTTAATGACGGCATTCATGCGGTGCAACTCTATTTTTCTAGCAAACATGTTCAAATAACGCCTTTTATTTATTTTTCACCTAAGACTTATAAAGCGCCCGGGATTAAAATCCATATTGATAGCAACCCGAAATTTAAAGGTTTAGGGTTACGATCTCAAACCCTTATCAATGCGATCTTCCCTGTTTATGCTAAAGATTTATACGATGTGTATTGGGTTAATTCTAAGATTGGCGAGTGGGGTTCATCGCTTTTAATCCACCAACGCTTTGACTACAACGAATTTAACTTTGGCTTTGGTTATTACCAAAATTTTGGCAACGCTAACGCAAGGATTGGCTGGTATGGTAACCCGACCCCTTTTAGTATAAGAAATAACAGCGTTTATGGTAGGATTTTTAGTAACGCTATTACCGCAGACGCTGTTTCTGGATATGTCTTTGGTGGGGGGGTGTATAAGAAATTTTTATGGGGTATTTTAGGCAGATACACTTATGCCACCAGAGCGAGCGAAAGATCCATTAACTTGAACTTGGGTTACAAATGGGGTTCTTTTTTCAGGGTTGATGTGGATTTAGAATACTATGTGGTCAGCATGCACAACGGCTATAAATTAAACTATCTTACCGGCCCTTTCAACAAAGCCTTTAAGGCTGATGCGCAAGACAGGAGCAACCTTATGGCTAGCGTGAAGTTCTTTTTTTAA
- a CDS encoding DDE transposase: MPYALRKRFFKRLVLIVSIFCAISLNAKSYLFSPLPPAHQQIIKTEPCSLECLKDLMLQNQIFSFVSQYDNNSQDESLKTYYKDILNKLNPVFIASQTPAKESYEPKIELAVLLPKKVVGRYAISVMNTLLAYLNTRNNDFNIQVFDSDEESPEKLEQTYKEIEKEKFPFVIALLTKEGVENLLQNTTISTPTYVPTVNRVQLENHADRSLSERLYFGGIDYKEQLGMLTAFISPNSPVIEYDDDGLIGERLRQITESLSIAVKHQENISYKQATSFSKNFRKHDAFFKNSTLILNTPTTKSGLILSQIGLLEYKPFKILSTQINFNPSLLLLTQPKDRKNLFIVNALQNSDETLIEYASLLESDLRHDWVNYSSAIGLEVFLNTLDPHFKKSFQESLEDNQVRYHNQIYQALGYSFEPIKNGSGTKKE, translated from the coding sequence ATGCCATACGCCTTAAGAAAAAGATTTTTCAAACGCCTTGTGCTGATTGTTTCAATTTTTTGCGCGATAAGCTTGAACGCTAAAAGCTATCTGTTTTCCCCTTTGCCCCCAGCGCACCAGCAAATCATTAAGACAGAGCCTTGCTCTTTGGAATGCTTGAAAGACTTGATGCTGCAAAATCAAATCTTTTCTTTTGTTTCTCAATACGATAACAACAGCCAAGATGAGAGCCTTAAAACTTATTACAAAGACATACTCAATAAACTCAACCCCGTATTTATCGCTTCTCAAACTCCAGCTAAAGAAAGCTATGAGCCTAAGATTGAATTAGCGGTTTTACTGCCTAAAAAGGTGGTGGGGCGTTATGCCATTTCGGTGATGAACACCCTTTTAGCGTATTTGAACACCAGAAACAACGATTTCAATATCCAAGTCTTTGACAGCGATGAAGAGAGTCCTGAAAAATTAGAGCAAACCTATAAAGAAATTGAAAAAGAAAAATTCCCTTTTGTGATAGCCTTGTTGACTAAAGAGGGCGTGGAAAATTTGCTCCAAAACACCACCATTAGCACCCCTACTTATGTGCCTACGGTGAATAGAGTGCAATTAGAAAATCATGCCGATCGTTCTTTAAGCGAGCGTTTGTATTTTGGGGGGATTGACTATAAAGAGCAATTAGGCATGCTCACGGCCTTCATTAGCCCTAATTCGCCCGTGATTGAATACGATGATGATGGCTTAATAGGCGAACGCTTGAGGCAAATCACGGAGTCTTTAAGCATTGCAGTCAAACACCAAGAAAATATTTCTTACAAGCAAGCCACCAGTTTTTCTAAAAATTTTAGAAAACATGATGCGTTTTTTAAAAATTCTACCTTGATTTTAAACACCCCTACCACTAAAAGCGGCCTAATCCTTTCTCAAATAGGGCTTTTAGAATATAAACCCTTTAAAATCCTTTCCACACAAATCAATTTCAACCCCTCTTTACTCTTACTCACCCAGCCTAAAGACAGAAAAAATTTATTCATTGTCAATGCCTTGCAAAATAGCGATGAAACGCTTATAGAATACGCCTCCTTATTGGAGAGCGATTTAAGGCATGATTGGGTGAATTATTCCAGCGCGATAGGGTTAGAGGTGTTTTTAAACACGCTAGATCCGCATTTTAAAAAATCTTTTCAAGAGAGTTTAGAAGACAATCAAGTCCGTTACCACAATCAAATTTATCAGGCTTTAGGGTATTCTTTTGAGCCGATAAAAAATGGAAGCGGAACAAAAAAAGAATAA
- the acnB gene encoding bifunctional aconitate hydratase 2/2-methylisocitrate dehydratase, whose translation MKDFLEDYKKSVLERESDGIPPLPLNAKQVEAVVEILMKDPTNAAFAKELLIHRVSPGVDEGAKVKAEFLAKLSQKKLECTCISALEATTLLGTMLGGYNVEPLIMGLESQDKSIAKESAKALKTTLLVYGSFDKIAAMSKTNALAKEVLESWANAEWFLNKEPLNECIEACVFKIDGETNTDDLSPASDAFTRSDIPLHAKAMLKNRIENYEQRIKAIKAKGVPVAYVGDVVGTGSSRKSATNSIMWHFGKDIPFVPNKRSGGIVIGGVIAPIFFATCEDSGALPIVADVKDLKEGDMIKIYPYKGEITLNDKVVSSFKLEPETLLDEVRASGRIPLIIGRGLTNKARKFLGLGESEAFKKPSAPKSDAKGYTLAQKIVGHACGVKGILPGTYCEPKVTTVGSQDTTGAMTRDEVKELASLKFDAPFVLQSFCHTAAYPKPSDVSLHATLPSFITQRGGVALHPGDGVIHTWLNRMGLPDTLGTGGDSHTRFPLGISFPAGSGLVAFAAVTGTMPLNMPESVLVRFKGEMNSGITLRDLVNAIPYYAIKKGLLTVEKKGKINVFNGRILEIEGLPDIKMEQAFELSDASAERSAAACVVRLNKEPMIEYLKSNIKLIDEMIASGYEDKETLKKRRDAMQAWVDNPVLLEPDSNAQYAAVIEIDVAEITEPILACPNDPDDVATLSEVLADTTGKRPHAIDEVFIGSCMTNIGHFRAFGEIVKNAPPSQARLWVVPPSKMDEQELINEGYYAIFGAAGARTEVPGCSLCMGNQARVRDNAVVFSTSTRNFDNRMGRGAKVYLGSAELGAACALLGRIPTKEEYMNLVSEKLESQKDKIYRYMNFNLMENFRL comes from the coding sequence ATGAAAGATTTTTTAGAAGATTATAAAAAAAGCGTTTTAGAAAGAGAAAGCGATGGTATCCCGCCGCTCCCTTTAAACGCTAAACAAGTAGAAGCCGTCGTTGAGATTTTGATGAAAGATCCCACAAACGCTGCTTTCGCTAAAGAATTACTCATTCACAGAGTAAGCCCTGGGGTTGATGAGGGGGCGAAAGTGAAAGCGGAATTTTTAGCCAAATTGTCTCAAAAAAAACTAGAATGCACGTGCATTAGCGCTTTAGAAGCGACCACTCTTTTAGGCACGATGCTTGGGGGGTATAATGTAGAGCCTTTGATTATGGGCTTAGAAAGTCAAGACAAAAGCATCGCTAAAGAGAGTGCGAAAGCGTTAAAAACCACTCTTTTAGTCTATGGATCGTTTGATAAAATCGCTGCAATGAGTAAAACTAACGCTTTGGCTAAAGAGGTGCTAGAATCTTGGGCGAACGCTGAATGGTTTTTGAATAAAGAGCCTTTAAATGAATGCATTGAAGCGTGCGTGTTTAAGATTGATGGCGAAACCAATACCGATGATTTAAGCCCAGCAAGCGATGCTTTCACACGAAGCGATATTCCTTTACACGCCAAAGCGATGCTCAAAAACAGGATTGAAAATTACGAACAACGCATCAAAGCCATTAAAGCTAAAGGCGTTCCTGTAGCGTATGTGGGCGATGTGGTCGGCACAGGAAGCTCCAGAAAAAGCGCGACAAACTCTATCATGTGGCATTTTGGTAAGGACATTCCTTTTGTGCCTAATAAAAGGAGCGGGGGCATTGTGATTGGGGGGGTGATCGCTCCGATTTTCTTTGCAACTTGTGAAGATAGCGGGGCGTTACCCATTGTGGCTGATGTTAAGGATTTAAAAGAGGGCGATATGATTAAAATCTATCCCTATAAAGGCGAAATCACGCTGAACGATAAAGTGGTTAGTTCCTTTAAGCTAGAGCCTGAAACTTTATTAGATGAAGTTAGGGCTTCTGGGCGTATCCCTTTAATCATTGGCAGGGGTTTGACGAATAAAGCGCGTAAATTTTTAGGGCTAGGCGAATCTGAAGCGTTTAAAAAGCCATCCGCTCCTAAAAGCGACGCCAAAGGCTACACTTTAGCCCAAAAAATTGTAGGCCATGCTTGTGGGGTGAAAGGGATCTTACCTGGCACTTATTGTGAGCCAAAGGTTACCACCGTGGGCAGTCAAGACACCACAGGGGCGATGACTAGAGATGAGGTTAAAGAATTGGCGAGTTTGAAATTTGATGCGCCTTTTGTGTTGCAGAGTTTTTGCCATACCGCCGCTTACCCAAAGCCTAGCGATGTGAGTTTGCATGCAACCTTGCCCAGTTTTATCACTCAAAGAGGCGGTGTGGCGTTGCATCCGGGCGATGGCGTGATCCACACATGGCTAAACCGCATGGGATTGCCTGACACTTTAGGCACAGGGGGGGATAGCCACACCCGTTTCCCTTTAGGCATTAGTTTCCCGGCAGGGAGCGGGTTAGTCGCTTTTGCAGCGGTTACAGGCACGATGCCCTTGAACATGCCAGAATCCGTATTGGTGCGTTTTAAAGGGGAAATGAATTCTGGGATCACCTTAAGGGATTTAGTGAATGCGATCCCTTATTATGCCATTAAAAAAGGGTTACTCACGGTGGAGAAAAAGGGTAAAATCAATGTCTTTAACGGGCGTATTTTAGAGATTGAAGGCTTGCCTGATATTAAAATGGAGCAGGCTTTTGAATTAAGCGATGCAAGTGCAGAAAGGAGCGCGGCTGCTTGCGTGGTGCGTTTGAATAAAGAGCCGATGATTGAATACTTGAAATCCAATATCAAGCTTATTGATGAGATGATTGCGAGCGGTTATGAAGACAAAGAAACTTTGAAAAAACGCCGAGATGCGATGCAAGCTTGGGTGGATAATCCGGTATTGTTAGAGCCAGATAGTAACGCTCAATACGCCGCTGTCATTGAAATTGATGTGGCAGAAATCACTGAGCCTATTTTGGCATGCCCTAATGACCCTGATGATGTCGCTACTTTGAGCGAAGTTTTAGCGGATACGACCGGCAAAAGACCCCACGCTATTGATGAAGTGTTTATTGGCTCTTGCATGACGAATATCGGGCATTTTAGAGCCTTTGGCGAAATCGTTAAAAACGCTCCCCCCAGTCAAGCACGTCTTTGGGTAGTGCCACCCAGTAAAATGGATGAACAAGAGCTTATTAATGAGGGCTATTATGCGATTTTTGGGGCTGCTGGGGCAAGGACTGAAGTCCCAGGCTGTAGCTTGTGCATGGGCAATCAGGCGAGGGTTAGGGATAATGCGGTCGTCTTTTCCACTTCCACACGGAATTTTGATAATCGTATGGGTAGAGGGGCTAAAGTGTATTTAGGCAGTGCGGAGCTTGGGGCGGCGTGCGCTTTACTAGGGAGAATCCCCACTAAAGAAGAATACATGAATTTAGTGAGTGAAAAGCTAGAGAGCCAAAAAGACAAGATCTATCGCTACATGAACTTTAACTTAATGGAGAATTTCAGGCTCTAG
- a CDS encoding MqnA/MqnD/SBP family protein has product MRFGKIDYLNMLPFDVFIKSYPTPCYFKQFLRLKKTYPSKLNESFLFRRIDAGFISSIAGYQFALHSYSLGIVAYKEVLSVLVVDTKNAFDKESASSNALSQALGLKGEVLIGNKALQFYYSNPKKDFIDLAALWYEKKRLPFVFGRLCYYQNKDFYKRLSLAFKHKKTKIPYYILKEAALKTNLKRQDILNYLQKIYYTLGKKEQLGLKAFYRELLFKRIQKPKRF; this is encoded by the coding sequence GTGCGTTTTGGTAAAATTGATTATTTAAACATGCTCCCTTTTGATGTGTTTATCAAATCCTACCCCACCCCTTGTTATTTCAAACAATTTTTACGGCTTAAAAAAACCTACCCTTCCAAACTCAATGAGAGTTTTTTATTCAGGCGTATTGATGCGGGGTTTATTTCTTCTATCGCTGGCTATCAATTCGCTCTTCATTCCTATTCTCTAGGCATTGTCGCTTATAAGGAAGTTTTAAGCGTGCTGGTTGTGGATACAAAAAACGCTTTTGATAAAGAAAGCGCCTCTTCAAACGCCCTCTCTCAAGCGCTAGGGTTAAAGGGCGAAGTGTTAATCGGCAATAAAGCACTGCAGTTTTACTATTCCAACCCTAAAAAAGATTTTATAGATTTAGCCGCTCTTTGGTATGAAAAAAAACGCTTGCCGTTTGTTTTTGGGCGTTTGTGTTATTACCAAAACAAGGATTTTTACAAGCGCTTGTCTTTAGCTTTCAAACATAAAAAAACAAAAATCCCTTACTACATCCTTAAAGAAGCCGCTTTAAAAACCAACTTAAAACGCCAAGACATTCTAAACTACTTGCAAAAAATTTACTACACTCTAGGCAAAAAAGAACAATTAGGCCTTAAAGCGTTCTATCGTGAATTGCTATTCAAACGCATTCAAAAACCCAAGCGCTTTTAG
- the pyrH gene encoding UMP kinase, which yields MQAKIKNKRVLVKFSGEALAGDNQFGIDIHVLDHIAKEIKSLVENAIEVGIVIGGGNIIRGVSAAQGGIIRRTSGDYMGMLATVINAVAMQEALEHIGLDTRVQSAIEIKEICESYIYRKAIRHLEKGRVVIFGAGTGNPFFTTDTAATLRAIEIGSDLIIKATKVDGIYDKDPNKFKDAKKLDTLSYNDALIGDIEVMDDTAISLAKDNKLPIVVCNMFKKGNLLRVIKHQQGVFSMVK from the coding sequence ATGCAAGCAAAAATAAAAAACAAACGGGTTTTGGTGAAATTTTCTGGGGAAGCGTTAGCTGGGGACAACCAGTTTGGGATTGACATTCATGTGTTAGATCACATCGCTAAAGAAATTAAAAGCTTAGTGGAAAACGCTATTGAAGTGGGTATTGTGATTGGTGGAGGCAATATCATTAGGGGGGTTAGCGCGGCTCAAGGGGGGATTATCAGGCGCACCAGTGGGGATTATATGGGCATGTTAGCCACCGTGATTAATGCAGTAGCCATGCAAGAAGCTTTAGAGCATATCGGCTTAGACACAAGAGTGCAAAGCGCGATTGAAATCAAAGAGATTTGTGAAAGTTACATTTACAGAAAAGCGATCAGGCATTTAGAAAAGGGTAGGGTGGTGATTTTTGGTGCTGGCACGGGAAACCCGTTTTTCACTACGGATACGGCTGCCACTTTAAGAGCGATTGAAATTGGATCGGATTTAATCATTAAAGCGACTAAAGTGGATGGCATTTACGATAAGGACCCTAACAAGTTTAAAGACGCTAAAAAATTAGACACTTTAAGCTATAACGATGCCTTGATAGGGGATATTGAAGTGATGGACGATACCGCTATTTCTTTAGCTAAAGACAATAAGCTCCCCATTGTGGTGTGTAACATGTTCAAAAAAGGGAATTTATTGCGAGTGATCAAGCACCAACAAGGCGTATTTTCTATGGTAAAATAA
- a CDS encoding DNA-directed RNA polymerase subunit omega — protein MKKERTESLVAQALKNIGNDRYMLDNLVFVRVKQLNAGAKTLVNMDPKRHKLVDIAIREIAEGKIDIDRIDERN, from the coding sequence TTGAAAAAAGAGAGAACAGAGAGTTTAGTCGCTCAAGCCTTAAAAAATATTGGGAACGACCGCTACATGCTAGATAATTTAGTTTTTGTTCGTGTGAAGCAATTGAACGCCGGAGCCAAAACTTTAGTGAATATGGACCCTAAACGCCATAAATTAGTGGATATTGCCATTAGAGAAATCGCTGAAGGGAAAATTGATATAGACAGGATAGATGAACGAAATTGA